Proteins co-encoded in one Sulfuricystis thermophila genomic window:
- a CDS encoding ABC transporter ATP-binding protein: MDKVEIPAIRLTGLKKRYGSGEAAVDALKGVDMTVWPGEVVGLVGPSGSGKSTLLKCLGAVIEPTAGRMELAGEVIYDDGWKIRDLRALRRDKIGFVFQAPYLIPFLDVTDNVALLPMLAGQDNASARKRALELLTALDVAHRAGASVSQLSGGEQQRVAIARSLANHAPVILADEPTAPLDSARALTVVRILNDLAHEYRTAIVVVTHDEKIIPTFKRIYHIRDGKTHEEAGEGRPI; encoded by the coding sequence GTGGATAAGGTCGAGATTCCGGCGATCCGGCTGACCGGACTGAAAAAACGCTACGGTAGCGGCGAGGCCGCGGTCGATGCGTTGAAAGGTGTCGACATGACCGTCTGGCCTGGCGAGGTCGTCGGCCTGGTCGGCCCAAGCGGCTCGGGCAAGAGCACCTTGCTCAAATGCCTCGGCGCAGTGATCGAACCGACCGCCGGGCGCATGGAGCTGGCCGGTGAGGTGATTTATGACGATGGCTGGAAGATCCGTGACCTGCGTGCCTTGCGGCGCGACAAGATCGGCTTCGTCTTCCAGGCGCCTTATCTGATTCCCTTCCTCGATGTCACCGACAATGTCGCACTGCTGCCGATGCTCGCCGGTCAGGACAATGCCAGTGCGCGCAAACGCGCCCTGGAGCTATTGACCGCGCTGGATGTGGCGCATCGCGCCGGCGCATCGGTATCGCAGCTCTCCGGCGGCGAGCAGCAGCGGGTCGCCATCGCCCGCTCGCTCGCCAATCACGCTCCGGTGATTCTCGCCGACGAACCCACTGCGCCGCTCGATTCGGCGCGCGCGCTCACCGTCGTGCGCATTCTCAACGATCTGGCTCACGAGTATCGCACCGCGATCGTCGTCGTCACCCATGACGAAAAGATCATCCCGACCTTCAAGCGCATCTATCACATCCGCGACGGCAAGACCCACGAAGAAGCGGGTGAAGGGCGACCGATCTGA
- a CDS encoding CBS domain-containing protein, which translates to MSPPTLHEIDEIALSDEDIVAAMRDIPGYLDISTEDFRQIYHLAHQRALEHLMAGLTPARLMRGGMTPLTGDLAMDEAARRIVASGGKGLPVVDAAGRVIGILTETDFLRRLKANSFLELMLRLLTDPASFSHRCHETRVADAMTTPVVSIGLDADFDEVMRRFAQHPGRSMPVVDAAGRFVGMLLRKDFLAALYRRSCTSMAAEVAG; encoded by the coding sequence ATGTCACCACCCACTTTGCACGAAATCGACGAAATCGCCTTGTCCGATGAAGACATCGTCGCGGCGATGCGTGACATTCCGGGCTATCTGGATATCAGCACCGAAGATTTCCGGCAAATCTATCACCTCGCCCATCAACGTGCGTTAGAGCACCTGATGGCAGGCCTCACTCCGGCCAGGCTGATGCGCGGCGGGATGACGCCTTTGACTGGGGATCTGGCGATGGACGAGGCCGCGCGGCGTATCGTCGCCAGCGGTGGCAAGGGCCTGCCGGTGGTCGATGCCGCTGGCCGTGTGATCGGCATCCTGACGGAAACCGACTTCCTGCGTCGGCTCAAAGCCAACAGTTTTCTCGAACTGATGCTGCGTCTGCTGACCGATCCGGCCAGTTTTTCGCATCGTTGCCACGAAACGCGGGTCGCGGACGCGATGACCACACCGGTGGTATCGATCGGCCTCGATGCCGACTTCGACGAAGTGATGCGACGCTTTGCACAGCACCCGGGTCGCAGCATGCCGGTGGTCGATGCCGCGGGACGTTTCGTCGGCATGTTGCTGCGCAAAGACTTCTTGGCTGCGCTCTATCGCCGCTCCTGCACCAGTATGGCTGCGGAAGTGGCCGGCTGA
- a CDS encoding TetR/AcrR family transcriptional regulator: protein MPITVPTIAAETARQRHSAEERREQTVAAVVDLAREHGPEGITTQAIASRIGVTHGALFRHFPDKASIWAAVFDWLGEQLGRLADSAIAAGGTPLEMLERLFQAQVDFVAGHPGVPRLLFHELQRPRGSVLSGVARRIVGGYRERVKSLLMRAKQAGQLPATLDEEAAALLFIGTVQGLVVQSALFSGALDLRAAAQRVFPLLMDGFRGARP, encoded by the coding sequence ATGCCGATCACCGTTCCCACCATTGCCGCCGAAACCGCGCGCCAGCGTCATTCGGCAGAGGAAAGACGCGAGCAGACCGTCGCCGCCGTCGTCGATCTAGCCCGCGAACACGGCCCTGAGGGCATCACCACCCAAGCGATCGCATCGCGCATCGGCGTGACACATGGTGCGCTGTTCCGTCATTTTCCAGACAAAGCCTCGATCTGGGCGGCGGTGTTCGATTGGCTGGGCGAGCAACTCGGCCGACTGGCCGACTCCGCCATCGCAGCGGGCGGCACGCCGCTGGAAATGCTGGAGCGATTGTTCCAGGCTCAAGTCGATTTCGTTGCCGGCCACCCGGGTGTTCCGCGCCTCCTGTTCCACGAACTGCAGCGGCCGCGCGGTTCGGTGCTCTCTGGCGTGGCGCGCCGTATCGTCGGCGGTTATCGCGAACGCGTGAAGTCATTGCTGATGCGTGCCAAACAGGCCGGCCAGTTGCCCGCGACACTCGACGAGGAAGCCGCCGCCTTGTTGTTCATCGGTACGGTACAAGGGCTGGTGGTGCAAAGCGCCTTGTTTTCCGGTGCGCTCGATCTGCGCGCAGCGGCGCAGCGCGTCTTCCCGCTGTTGATGGATGGCTTTCGCGGAGCACGACCATGA
- a CDS encoding ABC transporter permease: MINLAARDVLHGWGKFLFTGIGLGLLIGATLTMAGVFRGMVDDGQVLVDNSGADLWVVQQGTLGPYAEPSSLHDDVWRGIAAIEGVAETGNAAYLTIQLTHNGHDLRVMIVGIEVDRPHRPGAPRYLTAGRPILQSHYEAIADERTGLKLGERVKIRRHDYTVVGLTRRLVSSSGDPMIFVPLKDAQEIQFLKDNDALVNERARTAANPAFNRPGVPGLLEAAQAGATQARNVNAVLVRLVPGADPAIVADEIQRWKRLTAYTRAQMEDILIAKLIATSAKQIGMFLVILAIVTAAIVAFIIYTMTLAKVREIAVLKLIGAKNRIIAGMILQQALALGVIGFLVGRIAAGLWGPAFPKYVLLLPQDAITGFVIVLTICALASSVAIRTALRIDPAEAIGG; this comes from the coding sequence ATGATCAATCTCGCCGCCCGCGATGTGCTGCATGGCTGGGGCAAATTCCTGTTCACCGGCATCGGACTGGGTCTATTGATCGGCGCGACGCTGACCATGGCTGGCGTGTTTCGCGGCATGGTCGACGACGGCCAGGTACTGGTCGATAACAGCGGCGCCGATTTGTGGGTGGTGCAGCAAGGCACGCTCGGCCCCTACGCCGAACCTTCCAGTCTGCATGACGACGTCTGGCGTGGCATCGCCGCTATCGAGGGTGTGGCGGAAACCGGCAACGCCGCCTATCTGACCATCCAGCTCACGCACAACGGTCACGACCTGCGTGTGATGATCGTCGGCATCGAGGTGGATCGCCCCCACCGCCCAGGTGCGCCGCGTTATCTCACCGCCGGTCGGCCCATTTTGCAGAGCCATTACGAAGCCATCGCCGACGAGCGCACCGGCCTGAAACTCGGCGAACGCGTGAAAATTCGTCGCCACGACTACACCGTCGTCGGCCTCACGCGTCGTTTGGTGTCGTCCTCCGGCGACCCGATGATCTTCGTGCCGCTCAAAGACGCACAGGAAATCCAGTTCCTCAAGGACAACGATGCGTTGGTGAATGAGCGTGCGCGCACCGCCGCCAACCCGGCCTTCAACCGGCCTGGCGTGCCGGGCCTGCTCGAAGCGGCACAGGCCGGGGCAACTCAGGCGCGCAACGTGAATGCGGTGCTGGTACGTCTTGTCCCCGGCGCCGATCCTGCCATCGTTGCCGACGAAATCCAGCGCTGGAAGCGGCTGACTGCCTACACCAGGGCGCAAATGGAAGACATCCTCATCGCCAAACTGATCGCCACGTCGGCCAAGCAAATCGGCATGTTTCTCGTCATCCTCGCCATCGTCACCGCGGCCATCGTCGCCTTCATCATCTACACGATGACGCTCGCCAAGGTGCGCGAGATCGCCGTGCTGAAACTGATCGGCGCAAAGAACCGCATCATCGCCGGAATGATCCTGCAACAGGCGCTGGCGCTCGGCGTCATCGGCTTTCTCGTCGGTCGCATCGCCGCCGGCCTATGGGGGCCGGCCTTCCCGAAGTATGTGCTGCTCCTGCCGCAGGATGCCATAACCGGTTTCGTGATCGTCCTGACGATCTGCGCGCTGGCGAGCAGCGTCGCCATCCGCACCGCGCTGCGCATCGACCCGGCGGAGGCCATCGGTGGATAA
- a CDS encoding efflux RND transporter periplasmic adaptor subunit codes for MKTPTRRSLILSALALAFLVAFGWIVTTQGPLAPVRVTLDTARAMRLERTLFGIATVEARRSYSIGPTLAGRVARVLVDQGDAVAAGQLLAEMEPVDLDARIVAGKAAMEAATKRVQSAQAAVLEAASRARLAKNSAERYAELRRKNFVSQEAADTKTHEAAAADAAHSAAVAALAAAIDEAKRAQAELSGAGSSRAHLRLVSPVAGVVSARLAEPGSTVVAGQSVVQVVDPASLWLRVRIDQGRSQGLAVGLPAEIVLRSRPDERFAGRVERLDWNGDSITEERIANVVFDRRPDGLAIGELAEVTLRLPAIEQALAIPLAALQRRGAQSGVWQVVEGRARFAPVTAGAISANGFVEIREGLAAGDAVIVHSAKALSDGTRVKPVESLR; via the coding sequence ATGAAAACCCCGACCCGTCGCAGCCTGATCCTCAGCGCGCTCGCACTGGCTTTCCTCGTCGCTTTCGGCTGGATCGTCACCACCCAGGGGCCGCTCGCCCCGGTCCGGGTGACCCTCGACACAGCGCGCGCGATGCGACTCGAACGCACGTTGTTCGGTATCGCCACCGTCGAGGCGCGGCGCAGCTATTCGATCGGTCCGACGCTGGCCGGGCGCGTCGCGCGGGTGTTGGTCGATCAGGGTGATGCGGTCGCGGCCGGCCAGCTGCTTGCTGAAATGGAGCCGGTCGACCTCGATGCGCGGATCGTCGCCGGCAAAGCAGCAATGGAAGCGGCGACAAAACGCGTGCAGTCGGCGCAAGCCGCGGTGCTTGAGGCCGCGAGTCGCGCCCGGCTGGCGAAAAACAGCGCCGAACGCTATGCCGAATTGCGCCGCAAGAATTTCGTCAGCCAGGAGGCCGCCGATACCAAGACCCACGAGGCCGCCGCGGCCGACGCGGCCCACAGCGCCGCAGTGGCCGCGTTGGCCGCTGCCATCGACGAAGCGAAACGCGCGCAGGCGGAATTGTCCGGTGCCGGATCGAGCCGCGCTCATCTGCGGCTGGTCAGTCCCGTCGCGGGCGTAGTGAGCGCAAGACTCGCCGAACCGGGCTCGACCGTGGTCGCCGGCCAATCGGTCGTGCAGGTCGTCGATCCGGCCTCGCTGTGGCTGCGCGTGCGCATCGACCAGGGGCGATCGCAGGGTCTCGCGGTCGGTCTGCCTGCCGAGATCGTGCTGCGCTCACGACCCGATGAACGTTTCGCCGGCCGGGTCGAGCGCCTCGACTGGAACGGCGATTCGATCACCGAGGAACGCATCGCCAACGTCGTCTTCGATCGACGTCCTGACGGTCTTGCGATCGGCGAATTGGCGGAAGTCACCTTGCGCCTGCCGGCCATCGAGCAGGCGCTGGCGATTCCGCTGGCCGCCCTTCAACGCCGCGGAGCGCAAAGCGGCGTCTGGCAGGTGGTCGAAGGCCGGGCGCGCTTCGCGCCGGTGACGGCGGGTGCGATCTCGGCCAACGGATTCGTCGAAATCCGCGAGGGACTCGCCGCGGGCGATGCGGTGATCGTGCATAGCGCCAAGGCGCTCAGCGACGGCACACGTGTCAAGCCGGTCGAGTCACTGCGATGA
- a CDS encoding YgaP family membrane protein: MTVDRIVHLVAGLMVLLGLMLAHFVHEYWLLLPVLVGLNLAQSGLTNFCPLAFMLKKIGVPDGSCCS; encoded by the coding sequence ATGACTGTCGATCGTATCGTGCATCTCGTGGCTGGCTTGATGGTGCTGTTGGGTCTGATGCTGGCTCATTTTGTTCATGAATACTGGCTGTTGTTACCTGTCCTCGTCGGTTTGAATCTGGCGCAAAGTGGATTGACCAACTTCTGTCCTCTTGCATTCATGCTGAAAAAGATTGGCGTGCCTGATGGCAGTTGCTGTTCGTGA
- a CDS encoding TusE/DsrC/DsvC family sulfur relay protein, with protein sequence MSATIEMPARDAEGYLVEPAEWNEAVAAALAEELGIELGSDHWDVIRFMREYYDEHQVAADARHVIKHLEARYQGNARQRLFELFPYGYPAQACKIAGMKRPRAWSTG encoded by the coding sequence ATGAGCGCTACCATCGAGATGCCCGCACGCGATGCCGAAGGCTACCTGGTCGAACCAGCGGAATGGAATGAAGCGGTGGCGGCCGCGCTGGCGGAAGAGCTCGGTATCGAGCTGGGTTCCGATCACTGGGACGTGATCCGCTTCATGCGCGAGTATTACGACGAACACCAGGTCGCGGCGGATGCTCGTCATGTCATCAAGCATCTTGAGGCACGTTATCAGGGCAATGCACGTCAACGGCTGTTCGAGCTGTTCCCCTACGGTTACCCCGCCCAGGCTTGTAAGATCGCTGGCATGAAACGGCCGCGCGCTTGGAGCACGGGTTGA
- a CDS encoding MarR family winged helix-turn-helix transcriptional regulator yields MSVMNDVEFTKEDFETLSHFRYQLRRFVHWSEELTRRAGITNLQYLLLLHVKGFPGRDWATVGELAERLVAKPHGTVALVTRCERLGLVERRPGRNDGRTVEVHLTRKGARLVEKLARQHRDELLRLEGLFTVPGEAQLRKGNLDQVSNRGTRL; encoded by the coding sequence ATGAGCGTCATGAATGATGTCGAGTTCACCAAAGAGGATTTCGAGACACTGTCGCACTTTCGCTATCAGCTGCGACGTTTCGTGCATTGGAGCGAAGAGCTGACCCGGCGCGCCGGCATCACCAACTTGCAATACCTTTTGCTGCTGCATGTGAAGGGCTTCCCCGGCCGCGACTGGGCAACCGTCGGGGAACTCGCCGAGCGCCTCGTTGCCAAGCCTCATGGCACGGTGGCGCTAGTCACACGCTGTGAACGGCTGGGACTGGTCGAACGTCGTCCCGGACGCAACGACGGGCGAACGGTCGAAGTGCATCTCACCCGTAAAGGCGCCCGGCTGGTCGAAAAACTGGCACGCCAACACCGCGACGAGCTGCTGCGCCTCGAAGGCTTGTTCACCGTCCCCGGCGAAGCGCAGTTGCGCAAAGGCAACCTGGATCAAGTTTCCAACCGGGGCACTCGCCTATAA